A portion of the Limosilactobacillus reuteri genome contains these proteins:
- the prfA gene encoding peptide chain release factor 1 encodes MEEIFDKLQAVADRYDELNELISDPEVIADSQRFMKLSKEEGSLRETVEKYNQYKKVTQTISDDEELLRETNDDDLTALTKKELAEAREEQAQLEKELEVLLIPKDPNDDKNIIMEIRGAAGGDEASLFAADLYNMYLRYAEKQGWKVEVVDRNETEVGGFKEIALMITGDKVYSKLKFENGAHRVQRVPVTESAGRVHTSTATVGVMPEAEDVDVDIDPKDIRVDVYRSSGAGGQHVNKTSSAVRMTHLPTGIVVAMQDERSQQQNRAKAMRILKSRVYDYYQQQEQSAYDQKRKDAIGTGDRSERIRTYNYPQNRVTDHRIGLTLNKLDKIMAGDLDEIIEALIVADQTQKLEQLRNE; translated from the coding sequence ATGGAAGAAATTTTCGATAAGCTTCAAGCGGTTGCTGATCGTTATGATGAACTAAATGAATTGATCAGTGATCCAGAAGTGATTGCCGACTCGCAACGTTTTATGAAGCTTTCAAAAGAAGAAGGAAGCTTACGTGAAACGGTTGAAAAATATAATCAATATAAAAAAGTCACCCAAACGATTAGTGATGATGAAGAACTATTACGTGAAACGAATGATGATGACTTAACTGCCTTGACTAAGAAAGAGCTAGCAGAAGCACGAGAAGAACAAGCACAGTTAGAAAAAGAGCTTGAAGTCCTACTAATTCCGAAAGACCCTAATGATGATAAAAATATTATCATGGAAATCCGTGGAGCTGCTGGAGGAGACGAAGCAAGCCTCTTTGCTGCTGACCTTTATAATATGTACCTTCGCTATGCTGAAAAGCAAGGCTGGAAAGTAGAAGTTGTGGATCGAAATGAAACTGAAGTCGGTGGCTTTAAGGAAATTGCCTTAATGATTACTGGGGATAAAGTTTATTCCAAGCTTAAATTTGAAAACGGTGCGCATCGTGTTCAACGGGTTCCTGTTACTGAATCTGCTGGACGTGTTCATACGTCAACTGCGACAGTTGGGGTAATGCCAGAAGCTGAAGACGTAGATGTGGACATTGATCCAAAAGATATCCGGGTTGATGTTTACCGTTCAAGCGGTGCCGGTGGTCAGCACGTTAACAAGACTTCATCAGCTGTTCGAATGACCCACTTGCCAACAGGGATTGTTGTTGCAATGCAAGATGAACGTTCACAACAGCAAAACCGGGCTAAGGCAATGCGGATTTTGAAGTCACGGGTTTATGATTATTACCAACAACAAGAACAAAGCGCCTATGATCAAAAGCGGAAAGACGCGATTGGGACAGGTGATCGTTCAGAACGGATTCGTACTTACAACTACCCACAAAACCGGGTAACAGATCACCGAATTGGCTTAACATTAAACAAGCTTGATAAGATTATGGCTGGTGACCTCGATGAAATTATTGAAGCATTGATTGTTGCTGACCAAACGCAAAAGTTGGAGCAATTACGGAATGAGTAG
- a CDS encoding YibE/F family protein translates to MIKQYWTKQRIWLLIFLVVVGIGTLLFTSHNEQFYQQPIAKVISEKTVSRQRVKDQFANVDHQYNQQLQVKLMNGKYCGQKLTVQNTYSDSQPMDQRYRAGNEVFLTQLRKRGGKLTANVNGYKRDTVIVFLLWLVVLMLLLLMGRSGLFAFLSVVINALLFIIAIEIDLKQNGQHIMLLFSVLAIIFTFISLLLVLGFSKKMLATFAATVIGTFVALGVSMLVFTWTHERGIYYESMEYVTQVPRSLFLAETLLGSLGAVMDESSDIIATLFELKQLNPAVTRKQLFISGRNVGKSIMGPLINVLFLIFMVDTFTGSLLYIKNGNSWGYTYAMNMSLGTIQSLISGIGIVLSVPLVSLFGALLGKKVQR, encoded by the coding sequence GTGATTAAGCAATACTGGACAAAGCAAAGAATCTGGTTGTTAATTTTTTTAGTGGTTGTTGGGATTGGTACGCTCTTATTTACCAGCCATAATGAACAGTTCTATCAACAACCAATCGCTAAAGTAATCAGTGAAAAAACAGTGAGTAGGCAAAGGGTAAAAGACCAGTTTGCCAATGTTGACCACCAATATAATCAACAACTCCAAGTAAAACTAATGAATGGTAAATATTGCGGGCAAAAATTAACAGTCCAAAATACATATAGCGATTCGCAACCGATGGATCAACGTTATCGGGCAGGGAATGAAGTGTTTTTAACCCAGCTTCGTAAGCGAGGCGGAAAACTAACCGCCAATGTTAACGGTTATAAGCGGGACACAGTAATCGTCTTTTTACTTTGGCTTGTTGTCTTGATGCTGCTTCTTCTTATGGGACGTTCAGGACTGTTTGCATTCTTAAGCGTAGTAATTAATGCTCTTTTGTTTATAATTGCAATTGAGATTGATTTAAAGCAAAATGGTCAGCATATCATGCTGCTTTTTAGTGTTCTTGCCATAATTTTTACGTTTATTAGCTTATTATTAGTTCTTGGTTTTAGTAAAAAGATGCTGGCAACTTTTGCAGCAACGGTTATTGGGACATTTGTTGCCTTAGGAGTAAGCATGCTTGTATTTACGTGGACGCATGAACGGGGGATTTACTATGAATCAATGGAGTATGTTACGCAGGTCCCCCGGTCACTTTTCTTAGCTGAAACATTATTGGGGTCTTTAGGAGCGGTAATGGATGAATCAAGCGATATTATCGCCACCCTTTTTGAATTAAAGCAGTTAAATCCCGCTGTTACCCGCAAACAGTTATTTATCTCTGGGCGCAATGTTGGTAAATCAATTATGGGACCGTTAATAAATGTTTTGTTTTTAATTTTTATGGTGGATACCTTTACCGGTAGTCTTTTGTATATCAAAAACGGTAACTCGTGGGGATATACCTATGCAATGAATATGAGTTTAGGGACCATTCAGAGCCTGATTAGTGGGATTGGAATTGTCCTTTCAGTTCCCCTTGTAAGTCTATTTGGGGCATTATTAGGGAAGAAGGTGCAAAGATGA
- the prmC gene encoding peptide chain release factor N(5)-glutamine methyltransferase, translating into MSSFVPTNYFMAQRWAKEQLQGTDIDPSAPQFLLQQSHGWDATHLLLHNRDEMPADEVDWWKDAITRLLNHEPAQYIVGQAPFYGRTFKVNKNVLIPEAETAELIDWVLQEMPSRPLRVLDLGTGSGVIGITLALERPAWNVSLSDISPAALAVAQENMTKFNLELPLIKSDLFENIDQQYDLIVTNPPYIDPDDTGKIDQAVLENEPALALFASEHGLGFYHRLFKQAGQYLTTTGQIFGETGYDQEESIQELLHQTDAHTQICPRHDVAGKMRMIHAWDFSNAGGR; encoded by the coding sequence ATGAGTAGTTTCGTACCGACCAACTATTTTATGGCTCAGCGATGGGCAAAAGAACAATTACAAGGAACAGATATTGATCCAAGTGCCCCCCAGTTTTTGCTTCAGCAATCACATGGTTGGGATGCGACTCACTTACTTTTACACAATCGTGATGAGATGCCGGCTGACGAAGTAGACTGGTGGAAGGATGCTATAACAAGATTGCTTAATCATGAGCCTGCTCAATATATTGTTGGGCAGGCCCCATTTTATGGACGAACTTTTAAGGTTAATAAAAATGTTTTGATTCCAGAAGCTGAGACAGCAGAATTGATTGATTGGGTATTGCAAGAAATGCCATCTCGCCCATTAAGGGTTCTTGACTTAGGAACGGGGAGTGGGGTAATAGGTATTACGCTTGCGCTTGAACGGCCAGCCTGGAATGTAAGTTTAAGTGACATTTCACCAGCTGCGCTTGCTGTTGCTCAGGAAAATATGACTAAGTTTAACCTGGAATTGCCGTTAATTAAAAGCGATTTATTTGAAAATATTGATCAGCAATATGATTTAATAGTGACTAATCCGCCTTATATTGACCCAGACGATACTGGTAAAATTGATCAAGCGGTCCTTGAAAATGAACCAGCCCTAGCCTTATTTGCTAGTGAACATGGGTTAGGATTTTATCATCGCTTATTCAAGCAAGCAGGGCAGTACCTAACTACGACTGGTCAAATATTTGGCGAAACTGGTTATGATCAAGAGGAGTCAATTCAAGAATTACTACATCAAACCGATGCACACACACAGATATGCCCACGACATGATGTGGCAGGAAAAATGAGGATGATACACGCATGGGATTTTTCAAACGCAGGAGGAAGATAG
- a CDS encoding YibE/F family protein, protein MTTITGLGLVLLILMVLVGGKQGWTAFLSLLLNFGFLYFAIILVAFHVSPLFVTVTIGITILAITIFMGEDDLRTTVTAFYASLIVLCLILVLIFIVEHWAMVQGFGTEDSDELEGMSILIGISYFKVSVTTTILSSLGAIAEAAMAISSGLTEILENHPERTNRQLIHSGMAIGRQIIGTTFNTLFFGFFGGFLALFIWFLGLHYSFGTIMNNKIFVAEMIEILISFIGVLITVPMTAWVMTKRRKSVIDNHPKTK, encoded by the coding sequence ATGACGACAATTACGGGCCTTGGCTTGGTTTTGCTAATTTTGATGGTCCTTGTGGGAGGAAAACAGGGCTGGACTGCTTTTTTAAGCTTGCTTCTTAACTTTGGCTTTTTATATTTTGCAATTATTTTAGTCGCGTTTCATGTTTCCCCGCTATTTGTAACGGTGACTATTGGGATTACAATTTTGGCGATAACCATTTTCATGGGGGAAGATGATTTGCGGACAACCGTGACAGCCTTTTATGCTTCACTCATCGTGCTATGTTTAATTTTAGTGCTGATCTTTATTGTCGAGCACTGGGCAATGGTGCAGGGCTTTGGAACAGAAGATAGCGATGAGTTAGAAGGGATGTCAATTTTAATTGGAATTAGTTATTTCAAAGTTTCTGTTACTACGACTATTTTGAGTTCGCTCGGCGCAATTGCAGAAGCGGCAATGGCGATCTCCTCTGGCCTTACGGAAATCCTTGAGAATCATCCCGAAAGAACTAATCGTCAATTGATTCATAGCGGGATGGCAATTGGGCGACAGATTATTGGAACAACGTTTAATACGCTTTTCTTTGGCTTCTTTGGAGGATTCTTAGCACTATTTATTTGGTTCTTAGGTCTCCACTATTCCTTTGGTACAATTATGAATAATAAAATTTTTGTGGCAGAAATGATTGAAATTCTAATCTCTTTCATTGGGGTGCTGATCACTGTTCCCATGACCGCTTGGGTGATGACAAAGCGACGTAAATCAGTTATTGACAATCATCCTAAAACAAAGTAA
- a CDS encoding L-threonylcarbamoyladenylate synthase: protein MDTKIFRHGEIAQAAAEIKRGELVAFPTETVYGLGADATNEKAVKNVYLAKGRPSDNPLIVHVNSITMVEKYAAEIPDNARKLMDAFWPGSLTIILKIKKGALSKTVTGGLKTVAFRYPDCQPTLDLIEEAGVPMVGPSANTSGKPSPTTAQHVYHDLHGKISGIVDNGPTRVGVESTVLDMSTDHPVILRPGAVTKKDIEKVIGSIDLNHHKVGKNETPKAPGMKYKHYAPKAQVYIVDEDTDWDKVVEWIRQQPFDVGMMAEEKVLQQEVLPMNAIQFSLGKNVQDASARLFDGLRQFDDQPNVKAIVTQAFPAHDLGGAYMNRLNKSAGGMHFDRNAVK, encoded by the coding sequence ATGGATACGAAGATTTTTCGACATGGTGAGATTGCCCAAGCAGCAGCTGAAATTAAGCGCGGTGAATTAGTGGCTTTTCCAACCGAAACTGTTTATGGATTAGGGGCTGATGCGACCAATGAAAAAGCCGTTAAGAATGTTTATTTAGCAAAAGGGCGGCCAAGTGATAATCCATTGATTGTTCATGTTAACTCCATCACAATGGTTGAAAAGTATGCTGCCGAGATTCCTGATAATGCCCGAAAGTTGATGGATGCATTTTGGCCTGGTTCTTTAACCATTATCTTGAAGATTAAGAAGGGCGCGCTTTCAAAAACCGTCACAGGTGGTTTAAAAACTGTCGCCTTTCGTTACCCTGACTGTCAACCAACCCTTGATTTAATTGAAGAAGCTGGTGTTCCGATGGTGGGACCATCTGCTAATACTTCTGGGAAACCGAGCCCGACTACTGCCCAACACGTTTATCATGACTTGCATGGTAAGATCTCTGGAATTGTGGATAATGGTCCGACACGGGTAGGAGTTGAATCCACTGTCCTTGATATGTCAACAGACCACCCTGTAATTTTACGTCCTGGTGCTGTTACGAAGAAGGACATTGAAAAAGTGATTGGATCCATTGACCTTAATCATCATAAAGTAGGCAAAAATGAAACTCCTAAAGCACCCGGAATGAAATACAAGCACTATGCACCTAAGGCCCAAGTATATATTGTTGATGAAGATACTGATTGGGATAAAGTTGTTGAATGGATACGACAACAGCCATTTGACGTTGGGATGATGGCTGAAGAAAAGGTCCTCCAACAAGAAGTATTGCCAATGAACGCTATTCAATTTTCATTAGGAAAAAATGTTCAAGATGCCAGTGCTCGTCTATTTGATGGCTTACGGCAATTTGATGACCAGCCTAATGTTAAAGCGATTGTCACTCAAGCATTTCCAGCTCATGATTTAGGGGGCGCATACATGAATCGGTTAAATAAGTCTGCTGGTGGTATGCACTTTGATAGGAATGCGGTAAAATAA
- the uraA gene encoding uracil permease, whose protein sequence is MAHRDNVVLDVDERPAPWQWFGLSLQHMFSMFGSTVLVPILVGLNPGIALFSSGVGTLMYLLITKHKIPAYMGSSFSFVVPMMALMKTTGFPGIAQGTIAVGCVYLIVSVIVTLVGSQWIDRILPPIVVGPIVVVIGLSLAGTAAKDATINSATGHYDLRFFAVAMLTMAITVIFNMYFKGFLGLIPILMGIVAGYIIAVLFGIVDFSPVAHAHWFSLPDFQIPFVDYHPQLYWGAILSMAPIAFVTMTEHLGHIMVLNELTERNYFKEPGLNHTLAGDGTASIIAGFVGGPPVTSYGENIGVMAITRVHSVYVIAGAAVFAIFFSFIGKLSALIESIPSPVIGGISFLLFGVIASSGLRVMIENKIDFNEKRNLMISSVILVIGIGNAYLQLGKYQFSGLAVATVLGIIMNLILPQKAKSEM, encoded by the coding sequence ATGGCGCACCGTGATAATGTTGTATTAGATGTAGACGAACGGCCGGCACCTTGGCAGTGGTTTGGCTTATCTTTACAACATATGTTTTCTATGTTTGGTTCCACTGTTTTAGTCCCAATTTTGGTAGGATTAAATCCAGGAATTGCCTTGTTTAGTTCGGGGGTAGGAACCCTGATGTACTTACTTATTACTAAGCATAAGATTCCTGCTTATATGGGATCTAGTTTCTCATTTGTCGTCCCGATGATGGCCTTAATGAAAACTACCGGTTTTCCGGGAATTGCACAGGGTACCATTGCCGTTGGGTGCGTGTATTTAATCGTATCAGTAATTGTAACGTTGGTTGGCTCGCAATGGATTGACCGCATTTTGCCACCAATTGTTGTCGGTCCGATTGTAGTTGTAATTGGATTGTCATTAGCAGGAACAGCCGCTAAAGATGCTACCATCAATTCGGCTACTGGTCATTATGATTTACGTTTTTTTGCAGTCGCAATGCTTACGATGGCAATAACAGTTATCTTCAATATGTATTTTAAAGGATTTCTTGGTTTAATTCCGATTTTGATGGGGATTGTCGCTGGTTATATTATTGCGGTCTTATTTGGTATTGTGGATTTTTCTCCAGTTGCGCATGCACATTGGTTTAGTTTGCCAGACTTTCAGATTCCATTTGTTGATTATCATCCCCAATTATACTGGGGTGCGATTTTGAGTATGGCCCCAATCGCTTTTGTTACCATGACAGAACACTTAGGTCATATTATGGTTCTAAACGAGTTGACTGAACGAAATTACTTCAAGGAACCAGGGTTGAACCATACGCTTGCAGGAGATGGGACGGCTTCGATTATTGCTGGTTTCGTTGGCGGCCCTCCCGTAACTAGTTATGGTGAAAATATTGGGGTAATGGCAATTACGCGTGTCCATTCAGTTTACGTTATTGCTGGAGCAGCTGTATTTGCCATCTTCTTTAGCTTTATTGGTAAATTAAGCGCCTTGATTGAATCTATTCCTTCACCAGTTATTGGTGGGATTTCATTCCTGTTATTTGGTGTGATTGCCTCTAGTGGATTGCGTGTAATGATTGAGAACAAAATTGATTTTAATGAAAAAAGAAATTTGATGATTTCATCCGTTATTTTAGTAATTGGGATTGGGAATGCCTATCTTCAATTGGGAAAATATCAATTCTCTGGATTAGCAGTTGCAACTGTCCTCGGAATAATAATGAATTTAATTCTTCCCCAAAAAGCCAAAAGTGAAATGTAG
- the glyA gene encoding serine hydroxymethyltransferase produces MNYGKKSPQLWAAIENEEQRQQDTIELIASENIVSDAVREAQGSVLTNKYAEGYPNKRYYGGCEFIDQVEQLAIDYAKKLFNAAYANVQPHSGSQANMAVYQALLKPGDVILGMGMDAGGHLTHGATVNFSGKLYKTYGYGLNPDTEELDYDEIMALAKKVKPQLIVAGASAYSRIIDWQAFRKIADEVGAYLMVDMAHIAGLVATGAHPSPLPIADVVTTTTHKTLRGPRGGMILSKSTELGRKINSAVFPGIQGGPLEHVIAGKAQALYEDLQPEYAEYIQQIVKNAQAMEKVFNTSKQIRVVSGKTENHLLVLDLTKTGLTGKDAQNLLDRVHITTNKEAIPNDPRSPFITSGLRIGTPAITSRGFKEEDAQRVAELISTALTNPTDEERLQEVAKDVHELTTKYPIN; encoded by the coding sequence ATGAACTATGGTAAAAAATCACCCCAATTATGGGCAGCCATTGAAAATGAAGAACAACGCCAGCAAGATACGATTGAGCTAATTGCCTCCGAGAATATCGTTTCAGATGCTGTTCGTGAAGCGCAAGGGTCAGTTCTAACAAATAAGTATGCTGAAGGATATCCTAATAAGCGGTATTACGGTGGTTGTGAGTTTATCGATCAAGTTGAGCAATTAGCAATTGATTATGCTAAAAAGTTATTCAATGCAGCATATGCTAATGTTCAACCTCATTCCGGATCACAAGCTAATATGGCAGTTTACCAAGCACTTCTCAAACCTGGAGATGTGATTTTAGGGATGGGGATGGATGCTGGTGGGCACCTAACTCATGGTGCAACAGTTAATTTTAGTGGAAAATTATATAAGACGTATGGCTATGGCTTAAATCCAGATACTGAAGAGCTTGATTATGATGAAATTATGGCTTTAGCTAAGAAGGTAAAACCACAATTGATCGTTGCGGGAGCCTCTGCCTATAGTCGAATTATTGATTGGCAGGCATTTCGTAAGATTGCTGATGAAGTTGGGGCTTACTTGATGGTTGATATGGCTCATATCGCCGGATTAGTAGCAACTGGTGCCCATCCAAGTCCACTTCCAATTGCTGATGTCGTTACTACTACTACTCATAAAACACTACGGGGCCCGCGGGGAGGTATGATCCTCTCTAAATCGACTGAGTTAGGACGGAAAATTAATTCAGCAGTTTTCCCTGGAATCCAAGGCGGACCACTGGAACATGTAATTGCGGGGAAAGCTCAAGCACTTTATGAGGACTTGCAACCGGAATATGCGGAATATATCCAACAAATTGTAAAAAATGCTCAAGCAATGGAAAAAGTATTTAATACTAGTAAACAAATTCGGGTGGTTTCAGGAAAAACCGAAAATCACCTTCTCGTTCTAGATCTTACTAAGACTGGTTTAACAGGAAAAGATGCGCAAAATCTCCTTGACCGTGTTCACATTACAACTAATAAGGAGGCCATTCCGAATGACCCACGAAGTCCATTTATCACAAGTGGCTTGCGGATTGGTACTCCTGCTATTACCAGCCGTGGATTTAAAGAAGAAGACGCGCAAAGGGTTGCGGAATTAATCAGTACAGCCTTAACTAACCCTACCGATGAAGAGCGTTTACAAGAAGTAGCAAAAGATGTGCATGAGCTAACCACAAAGTATCCGATTAACTAA
- the upp gene encoding uracil phosphoribosyltransferase, translated as MGKLEVLDHPLIQHKLTMIRDKNVGTKFFRETVKEISTLMAYEVARDMPLKDVEIETPIAKTTQKELAGKKVAIIPILRAGIGMVDGMTDLIPAAKIGFIGMYRDEETLKPHEYFVKLPNDITERQLFIVDPMLATGGSAMMAIEALKKRGCSEKNMKFACLVAAPEGVKAVRNAYPDVDIYTAGLDDHLNEDGYIVPGLGDAGDRLFGTK; from the coding sequence ATGGGTAAACTTGAAGTGTTAGATCATCCATTGATTCAGCACAAGCTAACAATGATTAGGGATAAAAATGTTGGGACAAAATTTTTCCGGGAAACGGTCAAGGAAATTTCAACTTTAATGGCTTATGAAGTTGCACGCGATATGCCATTAAAGGATGTTGAAATTGAAACGCCAATTGCTAAAACGACCCAGAAAGAATTAGCTGGTAAAAAGGTAGCGATTATTCCAATTCTGCGGGCAGGAATCGGAATGGTTGATGGGATGACTGACCTTATCCCAGCAGCTAAAATTGGCTTTATCGGAATGTACCGGGATGAAGAAACCTTAAAGCCACATGAATACTTTGTTAAGTTACCTAATGATATTACAGAACGGCAATTATTCATCGTTGACCCAATGCTGGCAACTGGTGGTTCAGCAATGATGGCAATCGAAGCCTTAAAGAAGCGCGGTTGTTCAGAAAAGAATATGAAATTTGCTTGCTTAGTTGCAGCCCCTGAAGGAGTTAAGGCTGTGCGCAACGCTTATCCAGATGTCGATATTTATACAGCAGGACTTGATGATCATCTTAATGAAGATGGATATATTGTTCCTGGATTAGGCGATGCTGGTGACCGTCTTTTTGGTACTAAGTAG
- a CDS encoding thymidine kinase encodes MAQLFFKYGAMNSGKSIDILKVAHNYEEQGKPVVLMTSGVDDRSGRGIIASRIGLERKVKPIMDDTNIYDYVNKMDRKIYCVLIDEAQFLKKEHVLQLIKIVDELNIPVMAFGLKNDFRNELFEGSKYLLIYADKIEEMKTICWFCPHKATMNLRIHNGKPVYEGEQVQIGGNESYYPVCRKHYFHPQLKQ; translated from the coding sequence GTGGCACAACTATTCTTTAAATATGGCGCGATGAATTCTGGTAAGTCAATCGATATTTTGAAGGTTGCTCATAACTATGAAGAACAAGGGAAGCCGGTTGTCTTAATGACGAGCGGCGTTGATGACCGTTCTGGTCGAGGGATCATTGCTAGTCGAATTGGCTTAGAGCGTAAGGTAAAACCAATTATGGATGACACCAATATTTACGATTACGTTAATAAGATGGACCGTAAGATATATTGTGTATTGATCGATGAAGCACAGTTTTTAAAGAAAGAGCATGTCTTACAATTAATCAAAATTGTTGATGAGCTAAATATTCCGGTAATGGCTTTTGGACTAAAGAATGACTTTCGAAATGAATTATTTGAGGGTTCAAAATATTTACTGATTTATGCTGACAAAATTGAAGAGATGAAAACAATTTGTTGGTTCTGTCCTCACAAAGCTACGATGAATTTACGGATTCATAATGGTAAGCCAGTATATGAGGGAGAACAAGTCCAGATAGGGGGAAATGAATCATATTACCCAGTATGCCGGAAGCACTATTTTCATCCCCAATTAAAACAATAG
- the ptsP gene encoding phosphoenolpyruvate--protein phosphotransferase, giving the protein METQINGIAASDGVGIAPAYLLTKPNLNFEKYHISDPDSEKARLHHAFDKIIQKLKETKKKLVDKLSAEDLAIFDTHIAILNDPEMIKQVENRITNQRLNAESAFAEVITKMIKTLQAMTGNEYMQERATDFQNIQDQVLAELEGKQLPNLRELDHPVIVVAHSIGPADTSQMDGRFVKGIITDLGGRTSHAAIMARSLQIPAIVGCNDITKKVQNGRRVIVDGFEGSAIIEPSTSDVKQYQKIADKFMNVRQQWKKMINQPSVTADSQQYKISANIGSSVDISSAMENGADGVGLFRTEFLYMKSDHLPTEDEQVNAYRRAVEQLNGKRLVVRTLDIGGDKPLQFMPLPKEMNPFLGYRAIRIALDRPEMFRTQLRALLRASEFGKINIMFPMITTLEELQAAKKIYYEEQQKLAVDHPGIGRDVHLGIMIEVPLAALNAERLAAEVDFFSIGTNDLIQYCFAADRGNDSVSYLYQPLNPTFLKLIKHIIDAGHAHDTTVAMCGEMAGDRYALPLLIGMGLDVYSMSASSILRTRSMMKQLDSKKCQELYQQAVTTCDSMTGVKKLVQDWLVTN; this is encoded by the coding sequence ATGGAGACCCAAATTAATGGAATCGCAGCTAGTGATGGAGTAGGAATTGCACCTGCTTACTTATTAACGAAGCCTAATCTTAACTTTGAAAAATATCATATTAGTGATCCTGATAGTGAAAAAGCAAGATTGCATCATGCTTTTGATAAGATTATTCAGAAATTAAAGGAGACCAAGAAGAAACTTGTTGATAAACTTAGTGCAGAAGATTTGGCAATTTTTGATACTCATATTGCAATCTTAAACGATCCGGAAATGATTAAACAAGTTGAAAATCGGATTACCAATCAACGCTTAAATGCAGAATCAGCTTTTGCAGAAGTAATTACTAAGATGATCAAAACCCTTCAGGCAATGACTGGAAATGAATATATGCAAGAGCGAGCAACTGATTTTCAAAATATTCAAGATCAGGTTTTAGCAGAGTTAGAAGGCAAACAGCTCCCTAATTTACGTGAATTAGATCACCCCGTCATTGTAGTTGCTCATTCAATTGGCCCTGCTGATACTTCACAGATGGATGGTCGCTTTGTTAAGGGGATTATTACCGATTTGGGTGGCCGAACTAGTCATGCAGCGATTATGGCTCGTTCTTTACAGATTCCAGCAATTGTTGGATGTAACGATATAACCAAAAAGGTACAGAATGGCCGACGAGTAATTGTTGATGGCTTTGAGGGCAGTGCAATCATTGAACCATCAACAAGTGATGTTAAACAATACCAAAAAATTGCGGATAAGTTTATGAATGTCCGTCAGCAATGGAAAAAAATGATTAACCAGCCCTCGGTAACCGCTGATAGCCAGCAGTATAAGATTTCAGCTAATATTGGTTCTTCAGTGGATATTTCGTCAGCAATGGAAAATGGTGCTGATGGTGTTGGCCTATTTCGAACCGAATTTCTTTATATGAAAAGCGATCACCTCCCAACCGAAGACGAGCAAGTTAATGCCTATCGCCGAGCCGTTGAACAGTTAAATGGGAAACGGTTAGTTGTTCGGACCTTAGATATCGGTGGCGATAAACCACTTCAATTTATGCCTTTACCCAAAGAAATGAATCCATTCCTTGGGTACCGGGCTATTCGGATTGCGCTTGATCGGCCTGAAATGTTTAGGACTCAGCTGCGGGCCTTGCTCCGAGCATCTGAGTTTGGGAAGATTAATATTATGTTTCCGATGATTACCACGCTTGAAGAATTACAAGCAGCTAAGAAAATTTATTATGAGGAGCAGCAGAAATTAGCTGTCGATCATCCAGGGATTGGCCGTGATGTCCATCTTGGGATAATGATTGAAGTTCCATTAGCCGCGTTAAATGCTGAACGCTTAGCTGCAGAAGTTGATTTCTTTAGCATTGGAACTAATGATTTAATCCAATATTGTTTTGCGGCTGACCGTGGTAATGATTCAGTTTCGTACCTTTACCAGCCGCTAAATCCAACTTTTTTAAAATTAATTAAGCACATTATCGATGCTGGGCATGCTCATGACACAACTGTGGCGATGTGTGGAGAAATGGCAGGAGATCGTTATGCCTTGCCACTATTAATCGGGATGGGATTGGATGTCTATTCGATGAGTGCCAGTTCTATTTTACGGACACGTTCAATGATGAAACAATTAGATAGCAAGAAATGCCAGGAACTCTACCAGCAAGCTGTTACAACTTGTGATTCAATGACGGGTGTGAAGAAGTTAGTTCAAGATTGGTTGGTAACAAACTAA